One window from the genome of Dermacentor silvarum isolate Dsil-2018 chromosome 5, BIME_Dsil_1.4, whole genome shotgun sequence encodes:
- the LOC119454124 gene encoding uncharacterized protein LOC119454124, producing the protein MVIYEFRDTSRLSPLTFCVRLDQVTKREYDDLQQAVTVKMIPISLTKARAVLYNGVSADDVDAALVKMRYVIEELCQSAGIPTNVAGGGVCLSRWPPSVTIVVQSLPNANDPVVLTHACQAPATSTAEEGRPLHSQRSPNTFLPYVNSHPLVLPQLLSLHVPRSKVSHCRHGTTVVLPFIVSTLVLNLLPLLACALLHYHKIGFPRVSASQPTNRGQDCVVSAWMSTEEQSTTRR; encoded by the exons gtgaCGAAGAGGGAGTACGATGATCTCCAGCAGGCCGTCACGGTGAAGATGATTCCCATCAGCCTGACCAAGGCCCGCGCTGTCCTCTACAACGGCGTCAGCGCGGACGACGTTGACGCGGCGCTGGTGAAGATGCGTTACGTCATCGAGGAACTGTGCCAGTCCGCCG GAATACCGACAAATGTTGCCGGCGGAGGCGTGTGCCTCTCCCGGTGGCCGCCGTCAGTGACGATCGTTGTCCAGTCGCTCCCAAATGCAAACGACCCCGTGGTGCTGACCCATGCGTGCCAAGCACCTGCCACGTCGACCGCCGAAGAGGGACGTCCGTTACACTCACAACGCAGTCCGAACACTTTCTTGCCTTATGTCAACAGTCATCCTCTCGTGCTGCCACAGCTGCTGTCGCTCCACGTACCAAGATCGAAGGTGTCCCACTGCCGCCACGGCACGACTGTGGTCCTCCCCTTTATCGTGTCGACGTTGGTTCTGAACCTGCTGCCCCTACTGGCCTGTGCGCTTCTGCACTACCACAAAATTGGGTTTCCGCGGGTGTCTGCATCGCAGCCAACGAATCGCGGCCAGGACTGCGTCGTTAGCGCCTGGATGTCCACCGAAGAACAGTCGACTACGcggcggtag